A region from the Malus domestica chromosome 07, GDT2T_hap1 genome encodes:
- the LOC103438380 gene encoding DNA damage-repair/toleration protein DRT100: MKMMRLLLISVATFCAIVSTVSSSCSPSDLAALQSIRTGLTDSSLGIFNSWVGTDCCVNWYGVSCDPTTGRVVDINLRGESEDPILKKSGQSGFMSGSISPKICSLDRLTTLVLADWKGVTGEIPQCLTTLSNLRVLDLVGNKISGKIPADIGNLKMLRVLNLADNQISGKIPASLVGLSGLMHMDLSNNQITGELPADFGKLKMLSRALLNRNQLTGSIPDSIGNMNRLADLDLSRNQMWGSVPDCLGKMQVLSTLNLDGNKFSGQLPASVLSNRGMGILNLSRNGFEGNIPDVFHGNSYFMALDLSYNNLKGPIPGSLSAAKYIGHLDLSHNHLCGAIPVGNPFDHLEVSSFTNNDCLCGNPLSTC, from the coding sequence atgAAGATGATGAGGTTGCTCTTAATCTCAGTggcaacattctgtgccattgTCTCTACTGTGAGCTCTTCTTGTTCCCCATCAGACCTAGCAGCACTTCAATCCATCAGAACCGGACTCACCGATTCCTCATTGGGCATCTTCAACTCCTGGGTCGGAACCGATTGCTGCGTAAACTGGTACGGAGTCAGCTGCGATCCCACAACCGGCCGAGTCGTCGACATTAATCTCCGAGGCGAATCGGAGGACCCCATACTCAAGAAATCCGGTCAGTCCGGGTTCATGTCAGGATCTATCTCGCCCAAAATTTGCAGCCTCGACCGCCTCACTACCCTCGTTCTCGCTGACTGGAAGGGGGTCACCGGTGAGATCCCCCAATGCCTCACCACCCTCTCCAACCTCCGAGTTCTCGATCTCGTCGGAAACAAGATTTCGGGCAAGATTCCGGCCGATATCGGCAACCTCAAGATGCTCAGAGTCCTCAACCTCGCCGATAACCAGATCTCCGGTAAGATTCCGGCGAGTCTCGTTGGCCTCTCCGGGCTAATGCACATGGACCTCAGCAACAACCAAATCACGGGCGAGTTACCGGCCGATTTCGGAAAACTCAAGATGCTGAGCCGGGCTCTGCTGAACCGAAACCAGCTCACCGGGTCGATCCCCGATTCCATTGGCAACATGAACCGGTTGGCCGACCTGGACCTGTCCAGGAACCAAATGTGGGGTTCCGTACCGGACTGTCTTGGGAAAATGCAGGTTCTTTCGACGTTGAATTTGGACGGAAACAAGTTTTCGGGTCAATTGCCAGCGTCCGTTTTGAGCAATCGGGGTATGGGGATCTTAAATTTGAGCCGAAATGGGTTCGAAGGTAACATACCGGACGTTTTCCACGGAAATTCGTACTTCATGGCACTGGATTTATCGTACAACAATTTAAAGGGCCCGATACCCGGTTCATTATCGGCGGCGAAATATATCGGGCACTTGGATCTCAGCCACAACCACCTGTGCGGGGCGATTCCTGTGGGGAACCCGTTCGATCACCTGGAAGTGTCGTCGTTTACCAACAATGATTGCCTCTGCGGGAACCCGCTGAGTACTTGTTGA
- the LOC103438379 gene encoding protein gamma response 1-like — protein sequence MDSLKVGCDPIDSELDGVDYVSGLSTLLVATIQEAKDRISQIEYVFCNQLYTYFESKSKSFQKFETQWKEKENDLLRQIETLRAEKQQTLEENRLLKLDKGNLSKEQEEKVNQLLAELKGVQFKGNELERMLKHKSTEVDKGMELESKLLGVIQSKDAVIMDKEKQLKENEESRNMLLAKLSDLENRVDELQEELGEKINQVANRNELEENLFRKVEHQSSEIMNKEKLLNDQEEEKKLLRAKLEILEENVSQLQKELLTKNNEVEGYLREKKQFLAKVTSLEEKVDELQADIRGMAGEVTKRRDSCEKLYQQIESMNSGLQAERKKYTDLTGAYKNLKSQHKYLRTKLGLTRENVLPQNKLEDRSDLLRYDQNPSTSHDLVEKNQNASASTLCTKKVRNEISCNNNLEDVKGGKPIQAASPISSTSFFPIAQECPPTSKSAPVAGRKRPASSWVDTRTRQGQDGPDPHDDFLDTPLENIRGNLNKATKEQVPGRPVPVPAPNDMNVDSSDDETQDVNTVVRPQKQQMPAPVAGKNGFKFVEPVRKKAERENLKGVECKQCKKFYDAVLPNEGCGKDTDNNKHNFRCEHHEGVSRHRYRYAPPLTPEGFWNIGFESEM from the exons ATGGACTCTCTCAAAGTAGGTTGTGACCCCATCGACAGTGAATTGGATGGTGTGGACTATGTCTCTGGGCTTAGTACTTTACTCGTTGCGACGATTCAGGAAGCCAAAGACAGGATTTCTCAGATTGAATACGTTTTCTGCAATCAGCTTTATACATATTTCGAATCCAAGTCTAAAAGCTTCCAGaaatttgaaacccaatggaaagagaaagaaaatgatCTCTTACGTCAAATTGAAACACTTCGAGCTGAAAAGCAACAAACCCTTGAAGAGAACCGCTTACTCAAGCTTGACAAGGGAAATCTGTCCAAGGAACAGGAAGAGAAGGTGAACCAACTACTTGCCGAACTGAAGGGTGTACAGTTCAAAGGTAATGAGCTTGAGCGAATGCTTAAGCATAAGTCTACGGAAGTAGATAAGGGTATGGAATTGGAGAGTAAGTTGCTCGGAGTGATTCAATCCAAAGACGCTGTCATTATGGATAAGGAAAAACAACTGAAAGAGAATGAAGAAAGTAGAAACATGCTTCTTGCTAAATTAAGTGATCTTGAAAATAGAGTTGATGAACTCCAAGAGGAGCTCGGGGAAAAGATTAACCAAGTAGCCAATAGAAATGAGCTTGAAGAAAATTTATTTCGAAAGGTTGAGCATCAGTCTTCTGAGATCATGAATAAAGAAAAGCTTCTGAATGatcaagaagaagagaaaaaacttCTCAGGGCCAAATTGGAAATTTTGGAAGAAAATGTTAGTCAACTCCAAAAGGAGCTCCTTACAAAGAACAATGAAGTGGAGGGTTATCTGAGGGAAAAAAAACAGTTTCTAGCCAAAGTAACTAGTTTAGAGGAAAAAGTTGATGAACTACAGGCGGATATTAGAGGTATGGCTGGCGAAGTGACCAAAAGAAGGGATTCATGTGAAAAGTTATATCAACAGATTGAATCAATGAACTCGGGTTTACAGGCTGAGAGGAAGAAGTACACAGATCTTACTGGTGCTTACAAAAACCTGAAATCTCAGCACAAGTATCTCCGCACAAAGCTTGGTCTTACAAGGGAGAATGTGCTACCCCAGAATAAGTTGGAAGATAGAAGTGATTTGTTGAGATATGATCAAAATCCATCAACTTCACATG ATCTTGTCGAGAAAAATCAGAATGCTTCTGCGTCAACTTTATGCACAAAAAAAGTGAGGAATGAAATCAGTTGTAACAATAACTTGGAGGATGTGAAAGGAGGCAAGCCAATTCAAGCAGCTAGTCCTATCTCTTCTACTTCCTTCTTCCCCATTGCACAAGAATGCCCTCCCACCTCAAAATCTGCCCCAGTAGCTGGGAGAAAACGGCCTGCTTCCAGTTGGGTGGATACTAGGACGCGTCAAGGCCAAGATGGGCCTGATCCACACGATGATTTTCTTGATACCCCACTTGAGAACATTAGAGGAAACTTGAATAAAGCGACAAAGGAACAAGTTCCTGGTCGTCCAGTTCCAGTTCCAGCTCCAAATGACATGAATGTAGATAGCTCAGATGATGAAACACAGGATGTGAACACTGTAGTTAGGCCACAGAAGCAGCAGATGCCAGCTCCAGTGGCCGGTAAAAATGGTTTCAAGTTTGTGGAACCTGTAAGAAAGAAAGCTGAGCGGGAAAATTTGAAAGGAGTTGAATGCAAGCAGTGCAAAAAGTTCTATGACGCTGTCCTTCCCAATGAAGGCTGTGGTAAGGACACTGATAATAATAAGCATAATTTTCGCTGTGAGCACCATGAAGGTGTTTCTCGTCATCGGTATAGGTATGCTCCCCCCCTTACTCCAGAAGGGTTTTGGAATATTGGATTTGAATCTGAAATGTGa
- the LOC103438378 gene encoding large ribosomal subunit protein eL31z-like, which translates to MAEKGRGKGRKEEVVTREYTINLHKRLHGCTFKKKAPNAIREIRKFAQKAMGTPDVRVDVKLNKHIWSRGIRSVPRRVRVRIARKRNDDEDAKEEFYSLVAVTEVPPEGLSGLGTKVIDEEES; encoded by the exons ATGGCGGAGAAGGGCCGCGGCAAGGGAAGAAAGGAGGAGGTAGTCACCAGAGAGTACACCATCAACCTCCACAAACGCTTGCATGGATG CACATTTAAGAAGAAGGCACCAAATGCGATAAGGGAAATCAGGAAGTTTGCTCAGAAGGCTATGGGAACCCCTGATGTCAGAGTGGATGTTAAGCTCAACAAGCACATATGGAGCCGTGGCATTCGGAGTGTGCCAAGAAGGGTACGCGTCCGCATTGCACGGAAGAGAAATGATGATGAAGATGCCAAGGAAGAGTTTTACTCGCTAGTCGCTGTCACGGAGGTCCCTCCAGAGGGATTGAGTGGTTTGGGCACCAAGGTGATCGATGAAGAAGAAAGCTGA
- the LOC103438377 gene encoding sm-like protein LSM7 — MSGRKETVLDLAKFVDKGVQVKLTGGRQVTGTLKGYDQLLNLVLDEAVEFLRDSDDPLKTTDQTRRLGLIVCRGTAVMLVSPTDGTDEIANPFSQPDGA; from the exons ATG TCAGGGAGGAAAGAAACAGTTTTGGACCTGGCCAAGTTTGTGGACAAAGGTGTCCAAGTCAAGCTCACCGGCGGGAGACAAG TGACAGGGACTCTGAAAGGATATGACCAGTTGTTAAACCTTGTCCTAGATGAAGCAGTGGAGTTTCTAAGAG ATTCTGATGATCCATTGAAGACCACTGATCAGACCAGGCGCCTTGGCCTCATA GTTTGCAGGGGAACCGCTGTAATGCTTGTGTCGCCGACAGATGGTACAGATGAGATCGCCAACCCTTTTAGCCAGCCAGATGGTGCCTAA
- the LOC103438376 gene encoding zinc finger A20 and AN1 domain-containing stress-associated protein 5-like, with protein sequence MAQRAEKEETEFKVPETLTHCVNNCGVTGNPSTNNMCQKCFNAASAAATTSSSSSSAAILKFSAEKSPRSTSSFSFEAPVETFRKTTASEIARSDESPNRRVVNRCSGCRRKVGLTGFRCRCGELFCSEHRYSDRHVCSYDYKAAGREAIARENPVVKAAKIVRL encoded by the coding sequence ATGGCACAGAGAGCGGAGAAGGAAGAGACGGAGTTCAAGGTCCCCGAAACTCTAACGCACTGCGTCAACAACTGCGGCGTCACCGGTAATCCCTCCACCAACAACATGTGCCAGAAGTGCTTCAACGCCGCATCGGCCGCCGCCACCACCTCATCGTCGTCTTCGTCCGCGGCGATTTTGAAGTTTTCTGCAGAGAAAAGTCCGAGATCTACCTCATCCTTCAGCTTCGAGGCCCCGGTCGAGACCTTCCGGAAGACGACGGCGTCGGAGATCGCGAGATCGGACGAATCGCCGAATAGGCGCGTGGTCAATCGGTGCTCCGGATGCCGGAGAAAGGTCGGGTTGACCGGATTCCGGTGCCGGTGCGGCGAGCTCTTCTGCTCCGAGCACCGGTACTCCGACCGCCATGTGTGCAGCTACGACTACAAGGCCGCCGGTCGCGAGGCCATCGCGAGAGAAAACCCCGTGGTCAAGGCTGCGAAGATCGTCCGGCTCTGA